A single region of the Bacteroides luhongzhouii genome encodes:
- a CDS encoding efflux RND transporter permease subunit, which yields MIKRLITRPIAVTMSVIAIVVLGMVAVGYLPVSLMPAINIPQITVQVSAPGLSVREVDNTLLKPLKNQLSQVAGLKNITAEARADVGAIYMNFEPDCNIDIVFIDVNEKMDRAITSLPKDVERPKVIKASVTDIPAFYLNLSLKNGIPPKEGEPREAGIDFSELGQFARDVISKRIEQLPQTAMVDISGVVTPELLCIPNYTKLTSMGADISLLEQAINNNNISLGALSIKDGQYRYSIHFDAHIISKEDIENIYIKHDGRIYQFKELCEIVQRPAKRNGLVRSKGEPAVSMAIIKQNDAKMEDLQQGIATLIADLEAEHPNIRFELTRDQTKLLAYSIENLDSNLLVGAILAALIIFLFMKDFRSPMLIVVTIPLSLIVTLLSFHLLGISLNIISLSGLILGTGMIVDNSIIVIDNISQKWQSGMQLNDAIAEAVSEVFTPMLSSVLTTCSVFVPLIFLSGTAGALFYDQAMAVTIALFASLLVAVLVLPVYFYLLYKKLPAHTENRFIARFFTFNYYRPYEKTLKWALRHGKMMIVCFVALIPMTYLIYQIVEKSRLPHISHDDTIMTIDWNSGISLEENDLRVHRLLSQVDSLVEQTTSMIGVQQFLMSHTKEITPSESIVYIKAKDAETLAKIEKRLTDYVNENHPKALVTFQVSGNIFNLIFAEQGSPLVVQLHSKGGQAPTVEQITELTGKIRKALPDIVVPPAVMEQNIRYIADVEAMAVYDITYDDIYGKMKNIISQNVLFRINQGGYSMPVTTGESRAEASDILSGKVRNKNSVEIPLSMVIRETKGEDFKKLYSGSDGDYYPIALDVPDSDVKQVMETIEQVVKEDSNFFVTFTGEYFSSRETIKELIIILLVAILLLYFILAAQFESIVQPLIILSEIVVDIFFVLFGLWLFGESLNIMSMIGLVVMSGIIINDSILKVDTINRLRKQGMSLLRAILVGGHSRLKPIIMTSLTTILAIAPFLNRVDMGSDLQYPLSFSIIIGMTAGTLISLFFIPLIYYVIYRKR from the coding sequence ATGATAAAAAGACTGATAACACGCCCCATAGCAGTGACAATGAGCGTAATTGCTATCGTGGTGCTGGGTATGGTGGCGGTGGGTTATCTGCCGGTATCGCTTATGCCAGCTATTAATATACCGCAGATCACTGTACAGGTATCAGCTCCCGGTCTGTCGGTGCGAGAGGTAGACAACACTCTGTTAAAACCACTCAAGAACCAGTTGTCGCAGGTGGCCGGATTGAAAAATATAACCGCAGAAGCTCGTGCCGATGTCGGAGCGATCTATATGAACTTTGAGCCCGACTGCAATATAGACATCGTCTTTATTGATGTCAATGAAAAAATGGACCGGGCAATCACCTCACTTCCAAAAGATGTGGAGCGTCCCAAGGTAATCAAAGCCAGTGTGACTGATATTCCGGCTTTCTATCTCAACCTGTCACTTAAAAATGGTATTCCGCCCAAAGAGGGGGAGCCTCGTGAAGCGGGTATTGATTTTAGCGAGCTGGGACAGTTTGCTCGTGACGTAATCTCTAAACGTATTGAACAGTTACCACAAACGGCGATGGTCGATATTAGCGGGGTAGTGACACCGGAACTGCTTTGTATTCCCAATTATACTAAGCTAACCTCTATGGGGGCGGATATTAGTCTGTTGGAGCAGGCAATCAATAACAACAACATATCTTTGGGTGCATTGAGCATCAAAGATGGTCAATATCGCTACAGCATTCATTTTGATGCGCATATCATTTCAAAAGAAGACATCGAAAATATATACATCAAACACGATGGACGTATCTATCAGTTCAAAGAGCTATGTGAGATTGTGCAGCGTCCGGCCAAGCGAAATGGATTAGTACGTAGCAAAGGCGAACCAGCCGTTTCAATGGCAATTATTAAACAGAACGATGCCAAGATGGAAGATCTGCAACAGGGTATCGCCACACTAATAGCCGATCTGGAGGCAGAACATCCGAACATCCGGTTTGAACTGACCCGTGACCAAACTAAGTTGCTGGCCTATTCAATCGAAAATTTGGATAGTAATCTGTTGGTAGGCGCTATTTTAGCGGCACTGATCATTTTCCTGTTTATGAAGGATTTCCGTTCACCGATGTTGATCGTTGTCACCATCCCTCTGTCATTAATCGTCACTTTGTTGTCATTCCATCTGTTGGGGATATCGCTTAACATCATTTCGTTATCCGGTTTGATTCTCGGAACAGGTATGATTGTTGATAATTCGATTATTGTTATTGATAATATATCGCAAAAATGGCAATCGGGGATGCAACTCAATGACGCCATCGCTGAAGCAGTCAGTGAGGTCTTTACGCCGATGCTTAGCAGTGTGCTGACCACTTGTTCGGTTTTCGTACCATTGATCTTCCTAAGCGGTACGGCCGGCGCGCTCTTCTACGATCAGGCAATGGCGGTGACGATAGCCCTGTTTGCCTCATTACTCGTAGCCGTACTGGTACTTCCAGTCTATTTCTACTTGTTGTACAAAAAGCTGCCGGCACATACCGAAAATCGTTTTATTGCCCGTTTTTTTACTTTCAACTACTACCGTCCGTATGAAAAGACGCTTAAATGGGCACTTCGGCACGGCAAAATGATGATCGTCTGCTTTGTAGCACTTATTCCGATGACCTATCTCATCTATCAGATAGTTGAAAAGAGCCGTCTGCCACATATCTCGCATGATGATACTATTATGACAATCGACTGGAATAGCGGTATATCACTCGAAGAGAATGATTTGCGGGTGCATCGTTTGTTGTCGCAAGTTGATAGTTTGGTTGAGCAAACCACCTCAATGATTGGCGTGCAGCAGTTTTTAATGTCTCATACCAAAGAGATTACACCCTCCGAAAGTATTGTTTATATCAAAGCGAAAGACGCGGAGACGCTGGCGAAGATAGAGAAAAGACTGACAGATTATGTGAATGAAAATCATCCGAAAGCATTGGTTACATTTCAGGTTTCGGGCAATATATTTAATCTGATATTTGCCGAACAGGGAAGTCCGTTGGTGGTGCAACTACATAGCAAAGGGGGACAAGCTCCAACAGTGGAACAGATAACAGAGCTGACAGGGAAGATTCGAAAAGCACTGCCAGATATAGTTGTGCCTCCGGCTGTGATGGAGCAAAATATCCGTTATATAGCCGATGTGGAGGCAATGGCGGTATATGATATTACGTATGATGATATCTACGGAAAGATGAAAAATATCATTAGTCAGAATGTGCTGTTTCGCATCAATCAAGGCGGTTATTCGATGCCTGTCACAACGGGGGAATCACGTGCCGAAGCTTCTGACATTTTATCGGGCAAAGTGCGTAATAAAAACAGCGTGGAGATACCGCTCTCGATGGTAATACGTGAGACTAAAGGGGAAGATTTTAAGAAGCTCTACTCCGGCAGTGATGGCGACTACTACCCTATCGCTCTTGATGTGCCGGACAGCGATGTGAAGCAAGTAATGGAAACCATCGAGCAGGTTGTAAAAGAGGATAGTAACTTCTTTGTGACCTTTACCGGAGAGTATTTTTCAAGTCGTGAGACCATCAAGGAGTTGATTATCATTCTATTGGTAGCTATTTTGTTACTCTATTTTATTCTGGCAGCACAATTTGAAAGTATTGTTCAACCGTTAATCATCCTTTCAGAGATTGTGGTTGATATCTTCTTCGTGTTGTTTGGTTTGTGGCTATTTGGTGAAAGTCTTAATATCATGTCAATGATTGGCTTAGTGGTAATGAGTGGTATTATCATCAACGACTCGATCCTGAAAGTAGATACGATTAATCGCCTGCGAAAACAAGGTATGTCACTGCTGCGGGCAATTTTAGTGGGTGGTCACAGTCGCTTGAAGCCGATCATTATGACTTCCCTAACGACCATATTGGCTATTGCGCCGTTCTTGAACCGGGTAGACATGGGTTCGGATCTGCAATATCCATTGTCATTCTCTATTATTATTGGCATGACGGCCGGAACACTTATCAGCCTGTTTTTTATACCGTTGATTTATTATGTTATTTACCGTAAACGCTAA
- a CDS encoding efflux RND transporter periplasmic adaptor subunit: MKKFALHKSLLIIICLLGVTACGNGKKKEEVPIGKSNEKTQLITVDTLVLKKRSFQKQIVCNGKLRAVVKSDLAFNGSGTITAIHIHNGDRINKGMTLAVLDTKEAEIELRKSRRAMAKANIDLIDKLIGQGYTADTTAVPPTILQNMKASSGYESAMDQLEAAERQLANCYLIAPFSGRVANLDSKIYSRSTDKLCTLIDDSYFDVEFSVLEAEMEEVTRGLQITVSPFINEDQRFVGEITEVNPLIDERGQIKVRAKVRNHNNYLVEGMNVKILLERELKQQFVVPKDAVVLRDGFQVIFRYKDGRAVWTYVDVVMSNIDSHVITGNAKKQTTISENDVVIVSNNLNLADKTEVTPN, translated from the coding sequence ATGAAGAAGTTTGCCCTACATAAAAGTTTATTGATAATCATTTGCCTGTTGGGAGTGACAGCTTGTGGTAACGGGAAGAAGAAAGAAGAAGTTCCAATCGGTAAGAGCAATGAGAAAACACAATTGATTACTGTTGATACGCTGGTATTGAAAAAACGGTCCTTCCAAAAACAGATCGTATGTAACGGTAAGTTACGTGCAGTAGTAAAGAGTGACCTTGCATTTAATGGTTCGGGGACTATTACTGCTATTCATATACACAACGGAGACAGAATAAACAAGGGAATGACGCTAGCAGTGCTCGACACGAAAGAGGCGGAAATAGAACTTCGAAAAAGTCGCCGTGCAATGGCCAAAGCAAACATTGACTTGATAGATAAATTGATCGGACAGGGCTATACGGCTGATACAACAGCTGTACCACCCACTATTTTGCAGAATATGAAGGCCTCATCAGGGTATGAAAGCGCGATGGATCAGTTGGAGGCAGCCGAACGTCAGTTAGCTAACTGTTACCTGATCGCCCCGTTTAGCGGTCGTGTGGCAAATTTGGATTCCAAGATATATAGTCGTTCGACAGATAAACTATGTACGTTGATTGACGACTCCTATTTCGATGTGGAGTTTAGTGTATTGGAAGCGGAGATGGAAGAGGTGACACGAGGATTGCAGATCACAGTCTCACCCTTTATCAATGAAGATCAACGCTTTGTAGGTGAAATAACGGAGGTCAATCCGCTGATTGATGAACGAGGACAGATTAAAGTACGTGCAAAAGTACGCAACCACAATAATTATTTGGTGGAAGGGATGAATGTGAAGATTCTATTAGAACGTGAATTGAAACAGCAGTTTGTTGTTCCAAAAGATGCGGTGGTACTTCGAGATGGGTTCCAAGTGATTTTCCGTTATAAAGATGGTAGAGCGGTATGGACGTACGTGGATGTGGTTATGTCTAATATTGATTCTCATGTGATTACGGGCAACGCAAAGAAACAGACTACTATTTCAGAGAATGATGTTGTTATTGTATCTAACAATCTGAATTTGGCTGATAAAACGGAGGTAACGCCTAATTAA
- a CDS encoding TolC family protein, translating into MRKMTLEQAIEIAHSHSPQVQMAQLNFMAQYWNFRSYKAQLLPSLNLHGNLGNYNRSLVDVRDPETGRISYVANNTLSNDLSISIDQNISLTGGKVSLNTSLDRLDQFNYGTQIYNSNPLTIRYTQPLRSFNELKWQKKTEPLRYEKEKKVYLEAMEDITLRTTSQFFSVLSAQTSHQKNVENLNDTRKMYDIALKRSEIGTVTKSELLQLELALMNAELTVSNSRTNLEIALFNFKTYLGISETTSFAVLPPTIAPDVIMEYDFVLSKALQNSSQNFSLQLKEVEAQQEVAQAKAAKGIQVELQANLGFSQTGNSFNEAYRLLKDQEIVGLSLTMPIYDWGMSRGKVKMAEAKARLTRTQNEQDAIQFQQDIRIKVMQFNQQGRQCEISEKALVIAQQRYDITKDRFQNGGITVTDLNTAQKELDDASEQYISQLSTFWSAYFELRKLSLYDFIHKKDISAEFDKIIEK; encoded by the coding sequence ATGAGAAAGATGACCCTCGAACAAGCGATTGAGATTGCACATTCTCACTCTCCACAGGTTCAGATGGCACAGCTCAATTTTATGGCACAGTACTGGAATTTTCGTTCTTATAAAGCGCAGTTACTACCGTCGCTTAATTTGCATGGTAATTTAGGGAACTATAACCGCTCATTGGTAGATGTACGTGATCCGGAAACAGGTCGTATCAGCTATGTAGCCAATAACACATTAAGCAACGATTTGTCTATTTCGATAGATCAGAACATTTCTCTGACGGGTGGTAAAGTATCACTTAATACATCACTCGACCGACTGGATCAGTTCAATTATGGCACACAAATCTATAACTCGAATCCGCTTACAATCCGTTATACACAACCTCTGCGATCGTTTAATGAGTTAAAATGGCAGAAGAAAACAGAACCTTTGCGGTACGAAAAGGAAAAGAAAGTATATTTAGAAGCAATGGAGGATATAACCCTCCGAACTACCTCCCAATTCTTTTCCGTTTTATCAGCACAGACCAGTCATCAGAAAAATGTAGAGAATCTGAATGATACTCGAAAGATGTATGATATAGCACTCAAACGTTCAGAAATCGGCACTGTGACTAAAAGTGAACTATTACAACTGGAATTGGCACTGATGAATGCGGAACTGACGGTTAGTAATAGCAGAACAAATTTAGAGATTGCACTTTTCAACTTTAAGACCTATTTAGGTATTTCGGAAACGACTTCTTTTGCGGTGCTGCCGCCCACAATAGCTCCGGATGTCATTATGGAATATGATTTTGTGTTAAGCAAAGCCTTGCAAAATTCATCGCAGAACTTTTCACTTCAACTGAAAGAGGTTGAAGCGCAACAGGAAGTAGCACAAGCCAAAGCGGCAAAAGGTATTCAGGTAGAGCTACAAGCTAATCTAGGCTTTTCGCAAACAGGAAACAGTTTCAATGAGGCATATCGCCTCTTGAAAGATCAGGAAATTGTCGGACTTTCGCTAACAATGCCTATTTACGACTGGGGCATGAGCCGGGGAAAGGTAAAGATGGCTGAAGCAAAAGCCCGGTTGACACGCACTCAAAATGAACAGGATGCCATACAATTTCAACAAGATATTCGAATTAAAGTAATGCAGTTTAACCAACAAGGCAGACAGTGCGAGATATCGGAAAAAGCATTGGTTATCGCACAACAACGGTACGACATCACCAAAGACAGGTTCCAAAACGGAGGTATCACCGTGACCGATCTGAATACGGCGCAGAAAGAACTGGATGATGCCAGCGAGCAATATATATCACAATTAAGTACCTTTTGGAGTGCCTATTTTGAGTTAAGAAAATTATCGCTATATGACTTTATTCATAAAAAAGATATTAGCGCGGAATTCGATAAAATCATTGAAAAATAA
- a CDS encoding HU family DNA-binding protein has product MAIVFDWYENPNASSEEEAALHPRIFMNGKVDTDTLCYKIHDYSSLTVGDVKNVLDNLSKILGESLCEGKEVHIEGIGYFYPTLEATGKVTRSTPHKTNKVAFKTVRFRPDSNLKGYFVGVRASQSKYVRHSEKVSEVEIDMLLKEYFAEHQMMTRRDFQEVCGLARTTAKTHLVRLRGEGKLVNIGLRNQPMYVPAPGYYGVSRDAAHPSR; this is encoded by the coding sequence ATGGCTATTGTGTTTGATTGGTATGAAAATCCTAATGCTTCTTCGGAAGAAGAAGCAGCGTTGCATCCGCGTATCTTTATGAATGGAAAGGTGGATACGGATACTCTTTGTTACAAGATTCATGACTACAGTTCGTTGACTGTGGGCGATGTAAAGAATGTGCTTGATAACTTATCGAAGATTCTTGGCGAGTCGTTGTGTGAGGGGAAAGAAGTGCATATCGAGGGGATCGGTTATTTTTATCCCACTTTGGAGGCTACGGGGAAAGTGACTCGCAGCACTCCGCATAAGACTAATAAGGTGGCTTTCAAAACTGTCCGATTTCGCCCTGACAGTAATCTGAAAGGATATTTTGTGGGTGTCCGCGCCAGTCAGTCCAAGTATGTCCGTCATTCGGAGAAGGTGTCAGAGGTGGAGATTGATATGCTGTTGAAAGAATATTTTGCCGAACATCAGATGATGACCCGCCGTGATTTTCAGGAAGTGTGTGGTTTGGCACGTACTACGGCCAAAACGCATTTGGTACGTTTGCGTGGAGAAGGAAAGCTGGTGAATATCGGTCTGCGCAATCAGCCGATGTACGTACCAGCTCCCGGTTATTATGGCGTATCCAGAGATGCGGCACATCCTTCACGCTAA
- a CDS encoding FAD:protein FMN transferase — translation MKTKKSFLWLAFLILATIWILVRHNQQVGYYSVKGLVFGTVYKITYQYDGDLKPEIEAELKRFDQSLSPFNDSSVISRVNRNEELVTDSFFQKCFNRSMEISRETNGAFDITVAPLANAWGFGFKKGAFPDSIMIDSLLQITGYEKVKMESGKVIKQDPRIMLSCSAVAKGYSVDVIARLLDRKGIKNYMVDIGGEVVVKGKNPSKGLWRIGINKPVDDSLAVNQDLQTILEISDLGLATSGNYRNYYYKDGKKYAHTIDPRTGYPVQHSILSSTVIAKDCMTADALATAFMVMGLEEAEAFCKANPEIDAYFIYSEENGEFKTFYTEGMKKYIAK, via the coding sequence ATGAAAACAAAGAAAAGTTTCCTTTGGCTGGCTTTCCTGATTTTGGCAACCATCTGGATATTAGTCAGACATAATCAACAAGTTGGCTATTACAGCGTCAAAGGTTTGGTGTTTGGGACGGTATACAAGATTACTTATCAATATGACGGTGATTTAAAACCGGAAATAGAAGCTGAACTGAAACGCTTCGATCAATCTCTGTCTCCATTTAACGACAGTTCAGTTATCAGTCGCGTCAACCGCAACGAGGAATTAGTTACCGATAGTTTCTTTCAGAAATGCTTCAACCGTTCGATGGAAATTTCCCGCGAGACAAACGGTGCTTTCGACATCACGGTAGCCCCTCTTGCCAATGCTTGGGGATTCGGTTTCAAAAAAGGCGCTTTCCCCGATTCAATCATGATAGATAGCCTGTTGCAAATCACCGGATACGAAAAGGTGAAAATGGAGAGTGGCAAAGTGATCAAACAAGATCCACGTATCATGTTGAGTTGTAGCGCAGTCGCCAAAGGGTATTCGGTAGATGTAATAGCCCGTCTGCTCGACCGGAAAGGTATAAAAAATTATATGGTAGACATCGGCGGAGAGGTAGTAGTGAAAGGCAAAAACCCTTCCAAAGGCTTATGGCGCATTGGAATCAATAAGCCCGTCGACGATTCACTGGCCGTAAACCAAGACTTACAAACAATACTTGAAATTTCTGATTTAGGCTTGGCAACTTCAGGAAATTACCGCAACTATTATTACAAAGACGGAAAGAAATATGCTCATACCATCGACCCGAGAACGGGTTATCCGGTACAGCACAGCATCTTGTCTTCCACCGTAATCGCTAAAGACTGTATGACCGCTGACGCCCTGGCTACCGCCTTCATGGTGATGGGACTGGAAGAAGCGGAAGCCTTCTGCAAAGCGAACCCGGAGATTGACGCCTACTTTATTTATAGTGAAGAAAATGGAGAGTTCAAGACTTTCTACACGGAAGGAATGAAAAAATACATAGCGAAATAA